Part of the Verrucomicrobiia bacterium genome is shown below.
CCCGCGCGGCACGCGAGTCCGGCAGCACCGTGACGCTGAGCGACGCCTGGCACCACCGCAGCGATGCCATCACCTCCTTCGCCGCCGCGGTCGGGATTTCCGTCGCCTGGATCGGGGGACCCGCCTGGGGATCCGCGGACAACGTCGCCGCCCTGTTTGCGGCCGGCATCATTGCCTGGAATGGCTGGCGTCTGCTGCGTCCCGCACTCGAAGACCTGATGGATGCCGCCCCCGATCCCAATCAGACCGCCGACATCCGGCAGACGGCGGAGTCGGTTCCCGGGGTGAGCGACGTCGAGAAGGTGCGTGTCCGCCGCCTCGGATGGGAACTGTTGGTGGACATGCACGTGCGGGTCCGCCCCAGCCTCACGGTCGCCGAGGCTCATGCGATTGCGCACGGGGTCAAGGACCGTGTCCGCGAAGACCACCCGTCGGTCCGGGACGTCCTCATCCACATCGAACCGTCCCTCCCATCCGAACGTGCCAGCCAGCCGGATTCAAAATGACCAACCATCGCCCTTCGGAACGGGGTCTTAACCAGTTTGACACCGATACAGGAACTCTTTTTCCTCGTCATCCGTCAGCCCGTTAACCCCACACAAGTTGCCCG
Proteins encoded:
- a CDS encoding cation transporter; this encodes MHPKIQRALRATLLGGVINGALATVKLAGGLIGHSQALVADAVESFADILSSLIAWRGLAVASRPPDAEHPYGHGRAETIATAIIATLLLLAAVGIGVHAAREILQPHPPPRPWTLAILAGVVILKEGLYRWISRAARESGSTVTLSDAWHHRSDAITSFAAAVGISVAWIGGPAWGSADNVAALFAAGIIAWNGWRLLRPALEDLMDAAPDPNQTADIRQTAESVPGVSDVEKVRVRRLGWELLVDMHVRVRPSLTVAEAHAIAHGVKDRVREDHPSVRDVLIHIEPSLPSERASQPDSK